GGCTGGAACATCGGGTCGTGGCCGAACTGCTTCCGTCAGTGATCAAGGCTGCGCCGCTGTTCAAGGGCAACTTCAATGCCGCAAGCGATCCCGGCGTCGATGTGCGGCTGCGCGACGGTCGCCAGGAACTGCTGCGCAGCCCACAGACCTATGACCTGATCACTCTCGAACCGCCACCGCCCTCCGCGGCCGGCGTGGTGAATCTGTATTCCCGGGACTTCTATCAACTGGCCGCCAGCCGTCTGGAGAAACAGGGACTGGTCGCACAATGGTTGCCGCTGCCGACCCAGAACATCGACGACTCGCGGTCGTTGGTGCGCAGTTTTCTCGACGTGTTTCCGTACGCGACGCTGTGGACCAGCGAGTTCCACGAGATGCTGCTGGTGGGCTCGCTGACACCCATCGAACTGGATGCCGAAAAAATCACCCGACGCCTGCAACAGGACAGCGTACGCAGTACCTTGCAGGACGTCGGCATCGGTTCGGCGCCGGCGTTGCTGTCGACCTGGGTCACCGATCGCGCCGGCCTCGAACGTTTTGCGGCAGACGCACCGGCGGTGAGCGACGATCAGCCGCGCATCGAATACGCGCCGTGGGTGCGCACCAAGGAAATCACACGGGTGTTGCCGGCGCTGCTGGACCTTTATGTTGCGCCACCGTTGGTGAATGCCGATGCCGGGTTTGAAGAACGGATGCAGGGGCACAGACAGCGCCTGATGCAGTTCTACCGCGCAAGCCTGCACGCCTATGACGGGGATCGGGACGCGTGGGGACGGGATATTCGCGAGGTGATGCAGGGGGATGGCGGGAATCCATACTTTCGCTGGTTTGTCGGGCAGTGATGTGGCGCCTGTTACATCGCAATCGCTAGCAAGCTAGCTCCCACAGGGGATTTGCAGTGTTCAGCAATCCAATGTGGGAGCTAGCTTGCTAGCGATGAGGCCATCAGCCCCGCTGCATTATTTGGATTTGAGCTTGAGATACGACTGATGCATGTCCGATGCCCAGCCATCGATCACGGCTTTCACATCGGTGGCTTTCATCACCTGAGTGTCGTTTTCCAGCGGTTTGCCAGTGCCTTTACGGACAACCTGCGCGACCACTTTGTTGTTGCCGCCATCGAGGAACACCGCTTCGGTGGCCAGGGTGGTTTCCTGATCGCGACTGCCGCTGGCCGTGGTGACCGCTGCTGCCACCAGCGCGATCGGGATCACTTCATAGGCATGCAGGCCTTCGGTCTTGCTGCTCACAGCTGTGATCGCCGCCCGCACCACAATCACGCCAGGGCCAGGACCGTTGGCCAGTGGCAAGGATTTGCCCACTTCACGCTTGAGCGCCTGATCGTAGTAAGCGGTGATGCCGTTGAGGGTCTGTTGCGGAATCTTCACGGTTGGTTGAGGTTTCGGGTAAAGCTGCGTCGGCTCGATGTAGACGCTGGTGAATTT
The sequence above is a segment of the Pseudomonas sp. HS6 genome. Coding sequences within it:
- a CDS encoding DUF3313 domain-containing protein; protein product: MKLAVMMSSLCIATLGVVGCSSKTVAPEEYSGFLKDYSQLKEAKSPSGAEVMRWVDPKIDINKFTSVYIEPTQLYPKPQPTVKIPQQTLNGITAYYDQALKREVGKSLPLANGPGPGVIVVRAAITAVSSKTEGLHAYEVIPIALVAAAVTTASGSRDQETTLATEAVFLDGGNNKVVAQVVRKGTGKPLENDTQVMKATDVKAVIDGWASDMHQSYLKLKSK